The genomic interval TGTAGTCGCTGGTTTCGAAATTCTTTATAGGCCGAGGGCGAAACAAATCCGTCAAAGTTCTGCAACAGATCTGTATTTTTTGATTCTGTTTTTTGAGAGGTAAAGTCCTTGGCAAAACCTTTGACAGCTGCTGCAACCTGAGCTTGCGAAGCAGAGGGAGTCCCGGCGGAGTCAGTTTCTCCATCAGCAAGCTCATCAAAAGCATCCTCAGCGCTTGTCTTTACTTGGTCTTGGTCAGGAGATGTTCGTTTTTCAGTATCTTCGATATAGGTTGATCGCCTTGGAATCCACCCGGTTTTATTAGAGGCTTTAATTTTAAGCCACTGTTGTTCTTCGTCCATTTTTTTAGCCGTAGCCCCGGATTTTAGCCGAAGCAATAACTTATAATAAGAACCCGGTCCGTTGCGCATATCTACGCTAGACTTTACAGTGATTGGTGCAATACGGCTTGTGGCTGAAATGGCGGAAAGCCCCAGTACAAGCAAAAGCATTAGAGCTGTATATGTTGATAATCGGTTCATGATGATACTCTCTATTTTGTTTTAAGATGAAATACCCCATTCCAATCATCAGGCGGAGGAGTGTTTTTAAATTCTTCACACCGTTCAATGTAGGTTTGTGAAGGTCCGTCTTCAGGCAAAATATCAAAGACGTCGCTAAAATGTTTAATTGCCTGATTCCACTGCCGGTTAAGATAGTATTCCATTGCCCGATTATAAATCTCAGTAGCTTCTTTTAGGGAGGTAAGATCGTTTTCGGATGTCTTTTCCGCCATTAGTTCATACACCTTCACTGGTTCGGTTTTGCCCTTTACAACCAGCAGATCCAGTTGCCGGCAAAGAAACTGATCTTTAATCTGTTGATACGTAGGTTCGGCAATCATGGCCTTGGTGTTAAATGTTTTGTTAGCAGCTTCAAGCCGGGCAGCTAGGTTTACATTGTCACCCAAAACGGTATAGTTAAATCGATTGAAAGACCCAATATTTCCGACAATCATATTGCCAGTAGCAATGCCAAACCGAGCATGAGTAGGAGTATCCTGAGGGGTTAGCTGGTCCACTTTTTCAATCATCTGCAGAGCACTGCGGCAGGCCAGTTCAGCATGATTATCCTGGGCAATGGGGGCTCCCCAAAAAGCCATAACCGCATCACCGATATATTTGTCAACGGTGCCTGCGTTATCAAAGATGATGTTGGTCATGGCACCAAGATATTCGTTTAAAAACTTCACCAGTTCTTTGGGCGGCTTGGATTCCGAAATGGTCGTAAAACCCGCTAAATCAGAAAAAAGTACCGTAAGTCGTTTTTCATGTCCGCCAAGCGTAAGCAGCTCAGGCTGATCCATTAACTGTTTTACAAACTCGGGCTGTACATACTGGCCAAATGCTGATTTTATTTCCTGCTTTCGCTTTTCTTCGGCGAAGTATTTATAGGCTGCACCACCGCTGTACGTAAGCACACTCACCACAATATACATGCCGGTAGACAGCCAAATCCGCTCATAGGCAAAAAAGGCAATCCCGGCCCCAAGAATAATACTTAGTATACCTACCATTGAGATTGCTCCATTTAGTGGACGACTGTAGGCGATGAGGAAGGGAATGCCAAGTGAAAGAAGTAAGAGAATTATTATTTTAACAATGGTAGGCCATTGTGTTACAAAATTTTGGCCAATTAAATTATTTAGGATTGTCGCTTGAATCTCCATACCCGGGAAAGCTTCGAGCGAGCTCATAGGAGTACTCTTTATGTCTCCGAGTCCAGCTGCCGAGGCGCCCACAAGCACAATTTTGCCTTCAAAAACTTCGGGCGGAACGGGGACATCTGCTTGTGGATTGCGCTTTTTTTGAATAGCACTTTGCACTACAGCGTGAAATGAATAATAGGGAAAGGTGCCGTTTTGTACACCACCCTTTTTGTACCAGTTGATGAGATAATCTCCGTTTTCGAGCAGTGGTATTTCTATATTATCTACCCGAAGACCGTCATCGGTCCACTTTATTTCTACAGAATCTGACTTGGTCGCTAAGTAAGCGGCCATCGAAAGGGTGGGAACAGAGCCTTTGTGAGCCAAGCTGTCGAACAGATGTACTGAACGGATAAGTCCGTCGCTGTCAGGTTGAAGGACTGTATTGCCTAATGCCTTCGCTGCTTGTCCAAACGGAGTGATTGGACGAGAGTTCAACAGGTGGGGTTGCCTG from Fodinibius salinus carries:
- a CDS encoding CHASE2 domain-containing protein, whose product is MSLVGFSTHTFDALDQLILDYKFRYLQQEDPNNKIVLVSIDEKSLSYFNKNGMYWPWPREFYQVATEYFTNSGAQLTVFDILFDTPDFNRNNISGSASDRRFANTLANAQNGILAFKSTPSADSITSALHEYPNIKSYSIAGQPPYRQPHLLNSRPITPFGQAAKALGNTVLQPDSDGLIRSVHLFDSLAHKGSVPTLSMAAYLATKSDSVEIKWTDDGLRVDNIEIPLLENGDYLINWYKKGGVQNGTFPYYSFHAVVQSAIQKKRNPQADVPVPPEVFEGKIVLVGASAAGLGDIKSTPMSSLEAFPGMEIQATILNNLIGQNFVTQWPTIVKIIILLLLSLGIPFLIAYSRPLNGAISMVGILSIILGAGIAFFAYERIWLSTGMYIVVSVLTYSGGAAYKYFAEEKRKQEIKSAFGQYVQPEFVKQLMDQPELLTLGGHEKRLTVLFSDLAGFTTISESKPPKELVKFLNEYLGAMTNIIFDNAGTVDKYIGDAVMAFWGAPIAQDNHAELACRSALQMIEKVDQLTPQDTPTHARFGIATGNMIVGNIGSFNRFNYTVLGDNVNLAARLEAANKTFNTKAMIAEPTYQQIKDQFLCRQLDLLVVKGKTEPVKVYELMAEKTSENDLTSLKEATEIYNRAMEYYLNRQWNQAIKHFSDVFDILPEDGPSQTYIERCEEFKNTPPPDDWNGVFHLKTK